A stretch of Oncorhynchus mykiss isolate Arlee chromosome 26, USDA_OmykA_1.1, whole genome shotgun sequence DNA encodes these proteins:
- the LOC118944452 gene encoding butyrophilin subfamily 1 member A1-like isoform X2, with protein MMWTWTDCLCVNLLLLLQRAGSEKFEVLGLTHAIVAVAGDDIILPCYIKPNISVEDMRVDWFRVNLPDTQSNIRVHLYQDGRDKYHDQIPSYRGRTSLFKEELKKGNTSLKLTRVQGTDDGHYKCLVESKTHYDDSTIQVYVRAIGSKPEVSIEGQKEGGMALLCVTKGWFPEPELEWLDSEGVTLSAGPSDTDRDYEGFYVVKLKTIIKETDINRFTCRLRQRQQHEVIKMETEFHIPSELILVHTETWKVALAVIVSLVIVLVAISAFSVWWWKNASKAEHSQELEQVKDELRLELKKNQDHNTHKLKILADQLGK; from the exons ATGATGTGGACTTGGACAGACTGTCTGTGTGTCAATCTCCTGCTTCTCCTCCAAAGAGCAGGCTCTG AGAAGTTTGAGGTTCTTGGTCTGACTCATGCCATTGTTGCTGTGGCTGGTGATGACATCATTCTGCCCTGTTACATCAAACCCAACATCAGCGTTGAGGACATGAGAGTTGACTGGTTCAGAGTCAACCTCCCAGACACTCAGTCAAACATTAGAGTCCATCTCTACCAAGACGGCAGAGACAAATACCATGATCAGATCCCCTCCTACAGGGGAAGGACATCGTTGTTTAAAGAGGAACTGAAGAAGGGCAATACCTCTTTGAAACTGACCAGGGTACAAGGCACTGATGATGGACATTATAAATGTCTTGTTGAGTCTAAGACACATTATGATGATTCCACCATTCAAGTCTACGTCAGAG CTATAGGATCCAAGCCAGAGGTTTCCATTGAGGGACAGAAAGAAGGAGGGATGGCTCTGCTGTGTGTAACTAAAGGCTGGTTCCCTGAGCCTGAGTTGGAGTGGCTGGACAGTGAAGGGGTCACTCTGTCTGCTGGACCgtcagacacagacagggactaTGAGGGATTCTACGTAGTCAAACTAAAGACCATCATAAAGGAGACTGACATCAACCGCTTTACCTGTAGACTAAGACAGAGGCAGCAACATGAGGTGATTAAGATGGAGACAGAGTTTCACATCCCTA GCGAGCTGATCCTTGTTCACACAGAAACATGGAAAGTGGCTCTTGCAGTGATTGTCTCTCTGGTCATTGTCCTTGTGGCCATATCAGCTTTCAGTGTCTGGTGGTGGAAAA ATGCATCCAAAGCTGAACACAGTCAAGAGCTAG AGCAAGTTAAAGATGAACTCAGACTTGAGTTGA AGAAAAATCAAGATCACAACACTCATAAGCTGA AGATACTTGCTGATCAGCTGGGTAAGTAG
- the LOC118944452 gene encoding butyrophilin subfamily 1 member A1-like isoform X1: protein MMWTWTDCLCVNLLLLLQRAGSEKFEVLGLTHAIVAVAGDDIILPCYIKPNISVEDMRVDWFRVNLPDTQSNIRVHLYQDGRDKYHDQIPSYRGRTSLFKEELKKGNTSLKLTRVQGTDDGHYKCLVESKTHYDDSTIQVYVRAIGSKPEVSIEGQKEGGMALLCVTKGWFPEPELEWLDSEGVTLSAGPSDTDRDYEGFYVVKLKTIIKETDINRFTCRLRQRQQHEVIKMETEFHIPSELILVHTETWKVALAVIVSLVIVLVAISAFSVWWWKNASKAEHSQELEQVKDELRLELKKNQDHNTHKLSKLCPTVLCINVSFFLLPI from the exons ATGATGTGGACTTGGACAGACTGTCTGTGTGTCAATCTCCTGCTTCTCCTCCAAAGAGCAGGCTCTG AGAAGTTTGAGGTTCTTGGTCTGACTCATGCCATTGTTGCTGTGGCTGGTGATGACATCATTCTGCCCTGTTACATCAAACCCAACATCAGCGTTGAGGACATGAGAGTTGACTGGTTCAGAGTCAACCTCCCAGACACTCAGTCAAACATTAGAGTCCATCTCTACCAAGACGGCAGAGACAAATACCATGATCAGATCCCCTCCTACAGGGGAAGGACATCGTTGTTTAAAGAGGAACTGAAGAAGGGCAATACCTCTTTGAAACTGACCAGGGTACAAGGCACTGATGATGGACATTATAAATGTCTTGTTGAGTCTAAGACACATTATGATGATTCCACCATTCAAGTCTACGTCAGAG CTATAGGATCCAAGCCAGAGGTTTCCATTGAGGGACAGAAAGAAGGAGGGATGGCTCTGCTGTGTGTAACTAAAGGCTGGTTCCCTGAGCCTGAGTTGGAGTGGCTGGACAGTGAAGGGGTCACTCTGTCTGCTGGACCgtcagacacagacagggactaTGAGGGATTCTACGTAGTCAAACTAAAGACCATCATAAAGGAGACTGACATCAACCGCTTTACCTGTAGACTAAGACAGAGGCAGCAACATGAGGTGATTAAGATGGAGACAGAGTTTCACATCCCTA GCGAGCTGATCCTTGTTCACACAGAAACATGGAAAGTGGCTCTTGCAGTGATTGTCTCTCTGGTCATTGTCCTTGTGGCCATATCAGCTTTCAGTGTCTGGTGGTGGAAAA ATGCATCCAAAGCTGAACACAGTCAAGAGCTAG AGCAAGTTAAAGATGAACTCAGACTTGAGTTGA AGAAAAATCAAGATCACAACACTCATAAGCTGAGTAAGTTGTGTCCAACAGTCCTATGCATCAATGTGTCATTTTTTTTACTCCCAATTTGA
- the LOC118944424 gene encoding butyrophilin subfamily 2 member A2-like, whose translation MFNLPTDLVNVKGCPGLEIKRRCVIVFQGHHTVYSTVILHYHSFWYPLNLTLSVYIVELETIRKHAVDVTLDPDTAHPKLILSEDRKQVRYGDIKQNLPDNPKRFDIVPYVLGKESFSSGRFYYEVQVEGKNGWTLGVARESINRKKYIRLKPENGCWTVWLRFKEYKALTDPSVVLSLREKPHKVGVFVDYEKGQVSFYNVEARSHIYSFTGYTFTEKLYPFFYSGATGNSAPQVITPVGVTD comes from the exons ATGTTTAATTTACCCACAGATTTAGTAAACGTGAAGGGCTGTCCAG GTTTAGAGATTAAGAGGAGATGTGTCATTGTGTTCCAAGGGCACCACACAGTATACTCTACTGTAATATTACATTACCATAGTTTCTGGTATCCCCTAAATCTGACACTCTCTGTTTATATTGTAGAACTTGAAACCATCAGAAAACATGCAG TGGATGTGACTCTAGATCCTGATACAGCACATCCCAAACTCATCCTGTCTGAAGACAGGAAACAAGTTAGATATGGAGACATAAAACAGAATCTCCCTGATAACCCAAAGAGGTTTGATATTGTTCCCTATGTCCTGGGAAAGGAGAGTTTCTCCTCAGGGAGATTCTACTACGAGGTGCAGGTGGAGGGGAAGAATGGGTGGACTTTAGGAGTGGCCAGAGAGTCCATCAACAGGAAGAAGTATATTCGCCTGAAACCTGAGAATGGATGCTGGACTGTTTGGCTGAGGTTTAAAGAATACAAGGCTTTAACTGACCCCTCTGTCGTCCTCTCCCTGAGAGAGAAGCCCCATAAGGTGGGGGTGTTTGTGGATTATGAGAAGGGTCAGGtctcattctacaatgtagaggcCAGGTCTCATATCTACTCCTTCACTGGCTACACCTTCACTGAGAAACTCTATCCATTCTTTTATTCTGGTGCTACTGGTAACTCAGCCCCACAGGTCATCACGCCTGTAGGTGTCACTGACTAA